Part of the Gammaproteobacteria bacterium genome is shown below.
AATGAAAATGGCATCGCCGCCTGGCGTAATCTGAACTCAGTGACGGTGGTTTTTCCTCGGCCAAGCAGTGCGGTTATTCGAAAATGGCAGTTGGCGGTGCAAAATGACATCGCACATATCATCACCATGCCGCATGTAAAACAACGCCACATTGATGAATTATTGGTGGATATTTTGCGAAAAGATCAGGAGCCGACATGAAGCAAATCAGCATAGTCTCGGATAATCGTGCAGGCGTTATGGCAGAGATTACCGACTGCCTGGCCAAGGAAAATATCAACATAGATTCCATTGATGCAGAAACCTTTGGCGATTATGCGGTCACGATTCTTACCGTCAATAAATACGATCTGGCGCTACAGAATCTGCGGCAAATCCCCGGCATTAAATGCATTACCGAAGATGCAATCTTGATTCGATTA
Proteins encoded:
- a CDS encoding ACT domain-containing protein, translating into MKQISIVSDNRAGVMAEITDCLAKENINIDSIDAETFGDYAVTILTVNKYDLALQNLRQIPGIKCITEDAILIRLKDEPGALAKIAMRFKDANINIRSLRFIKRDDTNGLVAISTDRTQEALDLVKDVLVS